From Brassica oleracea var. oleracea cultivar TO1000 chromosome C3, BOL, whole genome shotgun sequence, a single genomic window includes:
- the LOC106330892 gene encoding probable LRR receptor-like serine/threonine-protein kinase At1g29720: protein MEIQFSDQELYSRLGRRIFDVYVQGKLFLRDFNIRQEANGTLKSIVKELKAVNVTDHKLEIWLYWAGKGTTLIPKRGNYGPLISAISLCHMEKTKHHINYPLIFGVTGPLVAIIFLALGFYAHRKCRQIKKKRERDLRAQGLQTLCFTWRQLQAATNDFDQANKLGEGGFGCVFKGELSDGTIIAVKQLSSKSCQGNREFVNEIGMISGLNHPNLVKLYGCCVEKDQLLLVYEYMENNSLALVLSGRSSLKLDWSARKKICVGLARGLEFLHEGAAIRMIHRDIKTPNVLLDADLNAKISDFGLARLHEEEHTHISTKVAGTIGYMAPEYALMGHLTEKADVYSFGVVAMEIVSGKSNTTQKGSDDNASLIKWAMTLQQKGDIMEIVDPKLEGEFNSLEAERMIKVALRL from the exons ATGGAGATTCAGTTTTCAGATCAAGAACTATATAGTCGTCTAGGTAGACGTATATTTGATGTCTATGTTCAG GGAAAATTGTTCTTGAGAGATTTTAACATCAGACAGGAGGCTAATGGCACTCTGAAGTCTATTGTGAAAGAACTGAAAGCTGTTAACGTGACTGATCATAAGTTAGAGATTTGGTTGTATTGGGCGGGTAAAGGGACAACACTCATACCCAAAAGAGGAAACTATGGTCCTCTTATCTCTGCAATCTCCTTGTGCCACA TGGAGAAAACTAAACATCACATCAATTATCCACTAATTTTTGGGGTAACGGGTCCCTTGGTAGCAATTATTTTCTTGGCTTTGGGATTCTATGCTCACAGAAAATGCAGACAGATCAAGAAAAAGAGAGAAAGAG ACCTGAGAGCACAGGGTTTGCAAACTCTTTGCTTTACATGGAGGCAACTTCAAGCTGCAACAAACGATTTTGATCAAGCCAACAAACTTGGAGAAGGAGGTTTTGGATGCGTATTCAAA GGAGAGCTGTCAGATGGAACTATCATAGCAGTGAAGCAGCTATCTTCCAAGTCATGCCAAGGAAACCGTGAGTTTGTGAATGAGATAGGCATGATCTCTGGTCTGAATCATCCAAACCTTGTCAAGCTTTATGGATGCTGTGTCGAAAAGGATCAACTGCTGCTCGTGTATGAGTACATGGAAAACAACTCCCTTGCTCTTGTGCTGTCTG GAAGGAGCTCCTTGAAACTGGACTGGTCAGCAAGAAAGAAAATATGTGTGGGGCTCGCAAGAGGGCTCGAATTCCTCCATGAAGGAGCTGCGATCAGAATGATTCACCGTGACATAAAAACTCCCAATGTGCTTCTAGACGCCGATCTTAATGCAAAGATATCTGACTTTGGTCTAGCTAGACTCCACGAAGAAGAGCACACTCACATTAGCACCAAAGTTGCAGGAACCAT CGGATATATGGCTCCAGAATATGCTTTAATGGGTCATTTGACTGAGAAAGCAGATGTGTACAGCTTTGGGGTTGTGGCAATGGAGATTGTTAGTGGGAAGAGTAATACAACACAAAAGGGAAGCGATGACAATGCCTCACTTATTAAATGG GCCATGACACTACAACAAAAAGGGGACATAATGGAGATTGTAGATCCGAAGCTCGAAGGTGAGTTCAACAGCCTAGAAGCAGAGAGGATGATCAAAGTTGCTCTT AGGCTGTGA